One part of the Rutidosis leptorrhynchoides isolate AG116_Rl617_1_P2 chromosome 1, CSIRO_AGI_Rlap_v1, whole genome shotgun sequence genome encodes these proteins:
- the LOC139885995 gene encoding uncharacterized protein: MRMKNKNKGLSVLAQIGSADHIAQQPNSYEGESLLHLLNSIQREIKLSRLSDESLPYKIWLKQQFSIGVNDVTRVLERMLPVTGSITSPPQKALCDCRNSKSPHLKLQAILISTDCNPRGLTKHLPILASSRQVPVIFVKDKNGGSFKLGEMVNLKTAMAIGIKARGNSINKLIGEILEDNQVNRSC; the protein is encoded by the exons ATGCGGATGAAAAACAAAAACAAAGGTTTATCAGTATTGGCCCAGATAGGTTCTGCTGACCACATTGCCCAACAGCCAAA TTCTTATGAAGGTGAGAGTCTTCTTCATCTTCTCAACTCAATTCAAAG AGAAATCAAGTTATCCAGGCTGTCAGATGAATCTTTACCTTACAAAATTTGGCTCAAG CAACAATTTTCGATTGGTGTCAATGATGTGACCCGTGTTCTTGAACGCATGTTACCGGTTACCGGATCTATAACCTCCCCGCCTCAAAAAGCTCTTTGTGACTGTCGTAATTCTAAATCCCCTCACCTTAAACTGCAG GCCATACTTATTTCTACGGACTGCAACCCTCGAGGGCTTACAAAGCACCTGCCAATCCTGGCCTCGTCTAGGCAAGTGCCCGTCATCTTTGTTAAAGATAAGAATGGGGGATCTTTCAAGTTAGGTGAAATGGTCAATTTGAAGACGGCTATGGCAATTGGAATCAAG GCTAGAGGGAATTCAATCAACAAACTTATCGGAGAGATTCTTGAAGATAACCAGGTAAACAGATCTTGCTAG